A part of Cryptosporangium aurantiacum genomic DNA contains:
- a CDS encoding AAA family ATPase encodes MTELRIRVFGRVDLLVDGQPLQIARQEATVLATLVAAAGPVRRDQLVDAVWSDADAPRGDGLSPVVARLRKRLAVGKVDIAFARDRRTYELVGPLGTGAESLVDAVRFGHHAAEGDRLAAQGRDLDARDAYLAATAEWTDVPFALFGDDLPEPCLRLALTLRRRRADLVTHLGEVGLRLGRYDVPGDHPIVAGADDADALWMVRFLTVLREAGGPAAEGLIDARRAVRGYDDVATRAFDLLSLHEFGFDVHRPLRIEPRPTERGTPARLVGRDAELAALDVVLNAVTAGRPAALTVSGVGGVGKTRLLEEAGRLADRRGAAAVSVTCYPSGELQPWRLLAGALWARTRRDPSTGPSPLDRGTLVDFLSAMAGGERHPRQLTSALSALLRSAARPRGLIVAFDNADLLAPRALELLDDVRDALGDAGVGFILSGRDEGAWQEWPGDDRRGALTTLRLGVLGADGVREWLADALGREPTEDEALNAYRATGGLPIRLGDLAPSAPDDTPRVTRRIGQLSEWLAAAAITGLDEEIDTGLVAEMLGLDPDEADRHQAAAVESRAIEGHGPVRFRHALWREEVLTELEQHPALARRLHRRAFEVLDARIKSARVLDQVLSVRIAHHARAAAVELTDEQVAIACLAAAQAEQRSFAPKAAMVWAEEGLRRRCAPKTRFALLVTLGDARNDTGYMDEAGRDYLAAYEVADEYPRLRAVAAVKMARRWSDPGRVDVQLTQILRTCLVELASEPTDDEVAALVGQLQAHLAHKTAMAVPDGRTGAELAHTALDTLSPGWDPAIQCEILTECRWGLYDTLPPSELATLAGRLYEAGLRAKSSHFRSEGLVALAIDRMRMGRIGDTLAAVEEFRQHVQFNRSPLNVWQLGVLETVLDLWRGRFDAAEARILGESLRTVQELESSQTLPASTLRQTWMGQMYWLRHEQGRMEELFGLGLADQMDQHGFFPIWQAGLVLAHAETGRHDRAADLLTAMVHETDDLRALPPHGWAAPTLGILAEACALLADSPAAGPELTAVGGTLHALLTRHLDEVLLAGWPTVLIGPAARFAGALALVAGRPDEALDQLGVAARLVSAAAPQLARVRLDRARAYLLRDGPGDRDDAAALLRKVLTAADALGMADVSARARALLGQVS; translated from the coding sequence GTGACCGAACTGCGGATCCGGGTGTTCGGTCGCGTCGATCTGCTGGTGGACGGTCAGCCGCTGCAGATCGCGCGGCAGGAAGCCACGGTGCTGGCGACGCTGGTCGCCGCGGCCGGACCGGTCCGGCGCGACCAACTGGTCGACGCGGTCTGGTCGGACGCCGACGCGCCCCGCGGTGACGGCCTCTCGCCGGTGGTGGCACGGCTCCGGAAGCGGCTGGCGGTCGGCAAGGTCGACATCGCGTTCGCGCGGGACCGGCGGACCTACGAGTTGGTCGGTCCGCTCGGCACTGGTGCGGAGTCGCTGGTGGACGCCGTCCGATTCGGACACCACGCCGCCGAGGGCGACCGGCTGGCCGCGCAGGGCCGTGACCTCGACGCGCGGGACGCCTACCTCGCCGCCACCGCCGAATGGACCGACGTCCCGTTCGCGCTGTTCGGCGACGACCTGCCCGAGCCGTGCCTGCGGCTGGCGCTCACGCTGCGGCGCCGGCGTGCCGATCTGGTCACGCACCTCGGCGAGGTCGGCCTGCGGCTCGGCCGCTACGACGTGCCCGGCGACCATCCGATCGTGGCCGGGGCCGATGACGCCGACGCGCTCTGGATGGTGCGTTTCCTCACCGTGCTCCGCGAAGCCGGTGGACCCGCCGCGGAAGGGCTGATCGACGCCCGGCGAGCCGTCCGCGGTTACGACGACGTCGCCACCCGCGCGTTCGACCTGCTCTCGCTGCACGAGTTCGGCTTCGACGTCCACCGCCCGCTGCGGATCGAGCCACGACCGACCGAGCGCGGCACGCCCGCCCGGCTGGTCGGCCGGGACGCGGAGCTGGCCGCGCTGGACGTCGTCCTGAATGCCGTCACGGCGGGTCGTCCCGCCGCGCTGACCGTGTCCGGGGTCGGTGGCGTCGGCAAGACCCGGTTGCTGGAGGAAGCCGGCAGGCTCGCCGACCGGCGCGGCGCCGCGGCGGTCAGCGTGACCTGCTACCCGTCCGGTGAGCTGCAGCCGTGGCGCCTGCTGGCGGGTGCGCTCTGGGCCCGCACCCGCCGCGACCCCTCGACCGGCCCCAGCCCGCTCGACCGCGGCACGCTCGTGGATTTTCTGTCCGCGATGGCGGGCGGCGAACGTCACCCGAGACAGTTGACTTCGGCGCTCAGCGCGCTGCTCCGGTCGGCCGCCCGGCCCCGCGGGCTGATCGTCGCGTTCGACAACGCCGACCTGCTCGCCCCGCGTGCCCTCGAACTGCTCGACGACGTCCGCGACGCGCTGGGCGACGCCGGCGTCGGGTTCATCCTGTCCGGACGCGACGAGGGCGCCTGGCAGGAGTGGCCCGGCGACGACCGGCGGGGAGCGCTGACCACACTGCGGCTCGGCGTGCTCGGCGCGGACGGCGTCCGGGAGTGGCTGGCCGATGCGCTCGGACGCGAGCCCACCGAGGACGAGGCACTGAACGCCTACCGCGCGACCGGCGGCCTGCCGATCCGGCTCGGTGACCTGGCTCCGTCCGCTCCGGACGACACTCCGCGAGTTACCCGTCGGATCGGGCAGCTCTCGGAGTGGCTGGCGGCGGCCGCGATCACCGGTCTGGACGAGGAGATCGACACCGGGCTCGTCGCCGAGATGCTCGGGCTCGACCCGGACGAGGCGGACCGGCACCAGGCCGCCGCGGTGGAGAGCCGGGCGATCGAGGGCCACGGACCGGTGCGGTTCCGGCACGCACTGTGGCGCGAGGAGGTGCTGACCGAGCTCGAGCAGCATCCCGCGCTGGCGCGGCGGTTACACCGCAGGGCGTTCGAGGTCCTGGACGCCCGGATCAAGTCGGCGCGCGTCCTCGACCAGGTCCTCTCGGTCCGGATCGCCCACCACGCCAGGGCCGCCGCGGTCGAGCTCACCGACGAACAGGTGGCGATCGCCTGCCTGGCCGCCGCCCAGGCCGAACAGCGCTCGTTCGCGCCGAAGGCCGCGATGGTCTGGGCCGAGGAGGGCCTGCGCCGGCGCTGCGCGCCGAAAACCCGCTTCGCGCTGCTGGTGACGCTCGGCGACGCGCGAAACGACACCGGCTATATGGACGAAGCGGGCCGCGACTATCTGGCCGCGTACGAGGTCGCCGACGAGTATCCGCGGCTGCGCGCGGTGGCCGCCGTCAAGATGGCGCGGCGCTGGTCGGATCCCGGCCGGGTCGACGTCCAGCTCACCCAGATCCTGCGCACCTGCCTGGTCGAGCTCGCGTCCGAACCGACCGACGACGAGGTCGCCGCGCTCGTCGGGCAGTTACAGGCGCACCTGGCGCACAAGACGGCGATGGCCGTCCCGGACGGCCGCACCGGTGCGGAGCTGGCCCACACCGCGCTCGACACCCTTTCGCCGGGCTGGGATCCGGCGATCCAGTGCGAGATCCTCACCGAGTGCCGGTGGGGGCTCTACGACACGCTGCCGCCGAGCGAGCTGGCGACGCTGGCCGGGCGGCTCTACGAGGCCGGCCTCCGGGCCAAGTCGTCGCACTTCCGCAGCGAAGGTCTGGTCGCGCTGGCGATCGACCGGATGCGGATGGGGCGGATCGGCGACACGCTCGCGGCCGTGGAGGAGTTCCGGCAGCACGTCCAGTTCAACCGCAGCCCGCTCAACGTCTGGCAGCTGGGTGTTCTGGAGACCGTGCTGGATCTGTGGCGGGGCCGGTTCGACGCAGCGGAAGCGCGCATCCTGGGGGAGTCGCTGCGGACCGTCCAGGAGCTGGAGAGCTCGCAGACGCTGCCGGCCAGCACGCTGCGGCAGACGTGGATGGGCCAGATGTACTGGCTGAGACACGAGCAGGGCCGGATGGAGGAGCTGTTCGGGCTGGGGCTCGCCGACCAGATGGACCAGCACGGCTTCTTCCCGATCTGGCAGGCGGGCCTGGTGCTGGCGCACGCCGAGACCGGACGCCACGACCGCGCGGCCGATCTGCTCACGGCGATGGTCCACGAGACCGATGACCTCCGAGCGTTACCACCGCACGGCTGGGCCGCGCCGACGCTCGGCATCCTCGCGGAGGCCTGCGCACTCCTCGCCGACAGCCCGGCGGCAGGCCCGGAGCTGACCGCGGTCGGCGGCACGCTGCACGCCCTGCTCACCCGTCACCTCGACGAGGTGCTCCTCGCCGGCTGGCCGACGGTGCTGATCGGACCCGCGGCACGCTTCGCCGGGGCGCTCGCACTCGTCGCCGGTAGACCGGACGAGGCACTGGACCAGCTCGGCGTCGCCGCCAGGCTGGTGTCGGCAGCCGCGCCCCAGCTCGCGCGCGTCCGCCTCGACCGGGCGCGGGCGTACCTGCTCCGCGACGGTCCGGGCGATCGCGACGACGCCGCGGCCCTGCTGCGCAAGGTCCTGACCGCTGCGGACGCCCTGGGCATGGCGGACGTGTCCGCGCGCGCCCGAGCGTTGCTCGGCCAGGTGTCGTAG
- the panD gene encoding aspartate 1-decarboxylase: MLRTLLGGKIHRATVTQANLHYVGSITVDRTLMDAAGLVEGEQVHVVDINNGARLITYVIEGPADSGVIGINGAAARLVSPGDLVIILSFVQVDASELESHEARIVHVDAENRIVALGNDPAEPVPGAPDQIAGTELATV, translated from the coding sequence ATGCTGCGGACGCTCCTCGGAGGCAAGATTCATCGCGCCACCGTGACCCAGGCGAACCTGCACTACGTCGGCTCGATCACCGTCGACAGAACGCTGATGGACGCCGCCGGGCTGGTCGAGGGGGAGCAAGTCCATGTTGTCGACATCAACAACGGCGCACGGCTGATCACCTACGTCATCGAGGGGCCCGCCGACTCCGGCGTGATCGGCATCAACGGAGCGGCCGCCCGCCTGGTGTCGCCGGGAGATCTGGTGATCATCCTCTCGTTCGTCCAGGTCGACGCATCCGAACTGGAGTCGCACGAGGCCCGCATCGTCCACGTCGACGCCGAGAACCGCATCGTGGCACTCGGCAACGACCCGGCCGAGCCGGTGCCGGGCGCCCCCGACCAGATCGCCGGCACCGAGCTCGCCACCGTGTAG
- a CDS encoding ABC transporter substrate-binding protein: MTRPGPFPPRPRWLRAAAGIAAGLLLATGLAACSSDDDGAETSSSASASSAFPVTIEHKFGSTKIEKKPTRVVTVGWNDQDFVLALGVVPVATREWFEEYSNYPWVKAKTDGKAVPTFSAEINYEAIIKQKPDLILAIWETINQETYDKLTAIAPTVIQSKEYPDEQTPWDVQTLTTGKALGLEQEAQDRVKEVQDAIAKAKEEHPEFAGKTLVVDYGPENGAHWLIGANDPRRALFDALGFKVQQEKDELSEERLDVLEKDILFINGATKADMLKRPVFARLKVVSEDRTLYTSFDTPLAGALSYSGPDALLYALDVLVPELAKAADGDPKTAVKDLSNAA; encoded by the coding sequence ATGACTCGCCCTGGCCCGTTCCCTCCCAGACCTCGCTGGTTACGCGCGGCCGCCGGCATCGCCGCCGGTCTGCTGCTGGCCACCGGCCTGGCTGCGTGCTCGTCCGATGACGACGGTGCCGAAACGTCGTCGTCCGCATCGGCGTCGTCCGCCTTCCCGGTGACGATCGAGCACAAGTTCGGCTCGACGAAGATCGAGAAGAAGCCGACCCGGGTCGTCACCGTCGGGTGGAACGATCAGGACTTCGTACTGGCGCTGGGCGTCGTTCCGGTCGCGACCCGGGAGTGGTTCGAGGAGTACTCGAACTACCCGTGGGTGAAGGCGAAGACCGACGGCAAGGCCGTGCCGACGTTCTCCGCCGAGATCAACTACGAGGCGATCATCAAGCAGAAGCCGGATCTGATCCTGGCGATCTGGGAGACGATCAACCAGGAGACGTACGACAAGCTCACCGCGATCGCGCCGACCGTGATCCAGTCCAAGGAGTACCCGGACGAGCAGACGCCGTGGGACGTGCAGACGCTGACCACCGGTAAGGCGCTGGGCCTCGAGCAGGAGGCGCAGGACCGGGTGAAGGAAGTCCAGGACGCGATCGCCAAGGCGAAGGAAGAGCACCCGGAGTTCGCCGGGAAGACGCTCGTCGTGGACTACGGGCCGGAGAACGGTGCGCACTGGCTGATCGGCGCGAACGACCCGCGGCGGGCGCTGTTCGACGCGCTCGGCTTCAAGGTGCAGCAGGAGAAGGACGAGCTGAGCGAGGAGCGGCTGGACGTCCTCGAGAAGGACATCCTGTTCATCAACGGCGCGACCAAGGCCGACATGCTGAAGCGGCCGGTGTTCGCCCGTCTGAAGGTCGTCAGCGAGGACCGGACGCTCTACACGAGCTTCGACACGCCGCTGGCCGGTGCGCTCTCGTACAGCGGCCCGGACGCGCTGCTCTACGCGCTCGACGTCCTGGTGCCGGAGCTGGCGAAGGCCGCCGACGGTGACCCGAAGACCGCGGTGAAGGATCTCTCCAACGCTGCGTAG